A single window of Malus sylvestris chromosome 5, drMalSylv7.2, whole genome shotgun sequence DNA harbors:
- the LOC126620945 gene encoding cyclin-D1-1-like has protein sequence MPSPTYITRFRDCTIGIIARQDSINWILNVHAHHRFSPLTAFLSVNYFDRFLSSHSLPRHSGSWPSKKLLSVACLSLAAKMGEPKVQFILDLQIFEPKFVFDPKTVQRMELRVMWILNWRLRSITPFDFLHHFVSDLSSSSSSLLSASSDLVLSTIRVIGFLGFSPSTIAGAAVLCAAGLSVDFVADGDRQGAPFFYERVNKV, from the exons ATGCCCTCCCCAACCTACATCACTCGGTTCCGCGACTGTACAATAGGTATCATCGCCCGCCAGGACTCCATCAACTGGATCCTAAATGTCCACGCCCACCACCGCTTTTCTCCCCTCACCGCCTTCCTCTCCGTCAACTACTTCGACCGCTTCCTCTCCTCCCACTCTCTCCCG CGACATAGCGGGTCGTGGCCGTCTAAGAAGCTGCTGTCCGTCGCGTGTTTGTCTTTAGCCGCTAAAATGGGGGAGCCAAAGGTCCAGTTCATCCTGGACCTCCAAATCTTCGAGCCCAAGTTTGTCTTCGACCCCAAAACGGTCCAGCGGATGGAGCTCCGGGTCATGTGGATTCTCAATTGGAGGCTCCGATCCATCACCCCCTTCGATTTCCTCCACCATTTTGTCTCCGACCTCTCCTCTTcgtcctcctctctcctctcagCCTCCTCCGATTTAGTTCTCAGCACCATTCGTG TGATTGGCTTCTTGGGTTTCTCTCCATCGACGATTGCGGGGGCGGCTGTGCTCTGCGCCGCCGGTTTAAGCGTCGATTTTGTGGCCGATGGAGATCGCCAAGGGGCGCCGTTTTTCTACGAGAGAGTGAACAAAGTATAG